From a region of the Ovis aries strain OAR_USU_Benz2616 breed Rambouillet chromosome 2, ARS-UI_Ramb_v3.0, whole genome shotgun sequence genome:
- the ALDOB gene encoding fructose-bisphosphate aldolase B (The RefSeq protein has 1 substitution compared to this genomic sequence) yields MAHQFPALTSEQKKALSETARRIVANGKGILAADESVGTMGNRLQRIKVENTEENRRQFRELLFTVDSSVSQSIGGVILFHETLYQKDGQGKLFRDILKEKGIVVGIKLDQGVAPLAGTNKETTVQGLDGLSERCAQYKKDGADFGKWRAVLKIDNQCPSHLAIQENANTLARYASIYQQNGLVPIVEPEVIPDGSHDMEHCQYVTEKVLAAVYKALNDHHVYLEGTLLKPNMVTAGHACTKKYTPEQVAMATVTALHRTVPAAVPGICFLSGGMSEEDATLNLNAINLCPLPKPWKLSFSYGRALQASALAAWGGKAENKKATQEAFMKRALANSQAAKGQYVHMGSSDSASTQSLFTASYTY; encoded by the exons ATGGCCCACCAGTTTCCAGCCCTCACTTCAGAACAGAAGAAGGCACTCTCAGAAACTGCCCGACGCATTGTTGCCAATGGGAAGGGGATCCTGGCTGCAGATGAGTCTGTAG GCACGATGGGGAACCGCCTGCAAAGGATCAAGGTGGAGAACACGGAAGAGAACCGCCGGCAGTTCCGCGAGCTCCTGTTCACTGTGGACAGCTCCGTCAGCCAGAGCATCGGGGGTGTGATCCTCTTCCATGAGACCCTCTACCAGAAGGACGGCCAGGGAAAGCTGTTCAGAGACATCCTCAAGGAAAAAGGGATCGTGGTGGGAATCAAG TTAGATCAAGGAGTTGCTCCGCTTGCAGGAACAAACAAAGAAACCACCGTTCAAG GGCTTGATGGCCTTTCTGAACGCTGTGCTCAGTATAAGAAAGATGGTGCTGACTTTGGGAAGTGGCGTGCTGTGCTGAAGATTGACAACCAGTGTCCATCCCATCTTGCTATCCAGGAAAATGCCAACACCCTCGCCCGCTATGCCAGCATCTGTCAGCAG aatGGTCTGGTACCCATTGTTGAACCAGAGGTAATTCCCGATGGCAGCCATGACATGGAACACTGCCAGTATGTTACTGAGAAG GTCCTGGCTGCTGTATACAAGGCCCTGAATGACCATCACGTTTACTTGGAGGGCACCTTGTTGAAGCCCAACATGGTGACTGCTGGACATGCCTGCACCAAGAAGTATACTCCAGAGCAGGTGGCAATGGCCACGGTTACAGCTCTCCACCGTACCGTTCCTGCAGCTGTGCCTG GCATCTGCTTTTTGTCTGGTGGCATGAGTGAAGAGGATGCTACTCTCAACCTCAATGCTATCAACCTTTGCCCTCTACCAAAGCCCTGGAAACTAAGTTTCTCTTACGGACGAGCCCTGCAGGCCAGTGCACTGGCTGCATGGGGTGGCAAGGCTGAAAACAAGAAGGCAACCCAGGAGGCCTTTATGAAGCGGGCCTTG GCTAACAGCCAGGCAGCCAAAGGACAGTATGTTCACATGGGCTCTTCTGACTCTGCTTCCACCCAGTCGCTCTTCACTGCCAGCTATACCTACTAG
- the ALDOB gene encoding fructose-bisphosphate aldolase B isoform X1, whose amino-acid sequence MAHQFPALTSEQKKALSETARRIVANGKGILAADESVGTMGNRLQRIKVENTEENRRQFRELLFTVDSSVSQSIGGVILFHETLYQKDGQGKLFRDILKEKGIVVGIKLDQGVAPLAGTNKETTVQGLDGLSERCAQYKKDGADFGKWRAVLKIDNQCPSHLAIQENANTLARYASICQQNGLVPIVEPEVIPDGSHDMEHCQYVTEKVLAAVYKALNDHHVYLEGTLLKPNMVTAGHACTKKYTPEQVAMATVTALHRTVPAAVPGICFLSGGMSEEDATLNLNAINLCPLPKPWKLSFSYGRALQASALAAWGGKAENKKATQEAFMKRALANSQAAKGQYVHMGSSDSASTQSLFTASYTY is encoded by the exons ATGGCCCACCAGTTTCCAGCCCTCACTTCAGAACAGAAGAAGGCACTCTCAGAAACTGCCCGACGCATTGTTGCCAATGGGAAGGGGATCCTGGCTGCAGATGAGTCTGTAG GCACGATGGGGAACCGCCTGCAAAGGATCAAGGTGGAGAACACGGAAGAGAACCGCCGGCAGTTCCGCGAGCTCCTGTTCACTGTGGACAGCTCCGTCAGCCAGAGCATCGGGGGTGTGATCCTCTTCCATGAGACCCTCTACCAGAAGGACGGCCAGGGAAAGCTGTTCAGAGACATCCTCAAGGAAAAAGGGATCGTGGTGGGAATCAAG TTAGATCAAGGAGTTGCTCCGCTTGCAGGAACAAACAAAGAAACCACCGTTCAAG GGCTTGATGGCCTTTCTGAACGCTGTGCTCAGTATAAGAAAGATGGTGCTGACTTTGGGAAGTGGCGTGCTGTGCTGAAGATTGACAACCAGTGTCCATCCCATCTTGCTATCCAGGAAAATGCCAACACCCTCGCCCGCTATGCCAGCATCTGTCAGCAG aatGGTCTGGTACCCATTGTTGAACCAGAGGTAATTCCCGATGGCAGCCATGACATGGAACACTGCCAGTATGTTACTGAGAAG GTCCTGGCTGCTGTATACAAGGCCCTGAATGACCATCACGTTTACTTGGAGGGCACCTTGTTGAAGCCCAACATGGTGACTGCTGGACATGCCTGCACCAAGAAGTATACTCCAGAGCAGGTGGCAATGGCCACGGTTACAGCTCTCCACCGTACCGTTCCTGCAGCTGTGCCTG GCATCTGCTTTTTGTCTGGTGGCATGAGTGAAGAGGATGCTACTCTCAACCTCAATGCTATCAACCTTTGCCCTCTACCAAAGCCCTGGAAACTAAGTTTCTCTTACGGACGAGCCCTGCAGGCCAGTGCACTGGCTGCATGGGGTGGCAAGGCTGAAAACAAGAAGGCAACCCAGGAGGCCTTTATGAAGCGGGCCTTG GCTAACAGCCAGGCAGCCAAAGGACAGTATGTTCACATGGGCTCTTCTGACTCTGCTTCCACCCAGTCGCTCTTCACTGCCAGCTATACCTACTAG